A single window of Nicotiana sylvestris chromosome 5, ASM39365v2, whole genome shotgun sequence DNA harbors:
- the LOC138868406 gene encoding uncharacterized protein, translated as MSMPLAFEAPSSAKMPTPIEVEFMSPANAPTPFEVVVLPPKVHAPFGVKIAMPIPVAMSAMTPFHTKAIPWDYTAEARRKGKVMFGEAVAAQGMMRTGRVYTPKHLAELSKHAFSRTTISEIGTDDLWRKIQAKEYSVIDQLNKTPVQISILALLQNFDAHKNALLRVLSEEYVPSNITGREMANIIHAAGAVASTLHQVVKFEWNHQEVIIHGNSSNPIYSRQTIPTIEGRRKIGEETYHHIERVNAVDKGKWWDNKIESILNWSGYKPFKGFGKNLQGITKPIKLKKHDITFDLGYEYTWREINDWSPPWPGPYYLLEQPIPCLEQTFQPTDVIYGSEEEEALAAMRNFYGIYQSISIFLINQQSYYFLSLLYLYNITVTHLDEPMTMTCNETMQQMDIDSKEDDIPEEIVKEVGNFENRPKSNLDETEIINLGDEENVKETQINVHLSSSEKREYTEFLREYEDKFAWSYDDMTGLSTSIVAHKLPTNPTCPPVKLKLRMFKPDMSLKIKEELTKHVKAKVLRVVEYPTWLANIVPMPKKDGKIWMDEEDAEKTAFITPWEMYCFKMMPFGLKNAGATNMRAMTTIFHDMIHKEIEVYVDDVIIKSKKATDHMEDLRKFFNRLWRYNLKLNPAKCAFRVPAGKLLGFIVSHREI; from the exons atgtccatgccacttgcgtttgaagcaccatcctctgcaaagatgccaacaccaattgaggtcgaatttatgtctccagcaaatgcacctacACCATTCGAAGTTGTAGTCTTACCTCCCAAGGtgcatgctccgttcggagtaaagataGCCATGCCAATTCCAGTGGCGATGTCggccatgacaccattccatacaaaggctataccatgggactacacagccgaagcaagaaggaaaggcaaggttatgTTTGGAGAAGCtgttgcggcacagggtatgatgAGAACTGGTAGGGTTTATACCCCGAAACATTTGGCTGAGTTAAGCAAGCATGCCTTTAGTCGGACAACCATCAGCGAGATCGGGAcagatgatctctggagaaagatacaagccaaggaatactcggtcattgatcagttgaacaaaacacctgTGCAAATTTCTatccttgctttgctacaaaatttcgATGCACACAAGAATGCCCTATTAAGGGTGCTGAGTGAGgaatatgtaccaagcaacatcaccggtaGAGAGATGGCTAACATT ATTCATGCCGCCGGCGCCgtagcgtcaacactacatcaagtagtgaagtttgagtggaatcaccaagaggtgatcattcacggcaatagtagcaatcccatatatagtcgccagaccatcccaacaATAGAAGGCAGACGAAAGATAGGTGAGGAGACATATCACCACATAGAGCGGGTCAACGCCGTTGACAAGGGcaaatggtgggacaataaaattgagagcatattgaactggagcggatataaACCTTTCAAGGGgtttggcaagaacctccaaggaatcactaagcccattAAACTCAAGAAGCACGACATCACTTTTGatctgggatatgagtataccTGGAGAGAAATCAAtgactggtcaccaccatggcctGGTCCTTACTATCTGCTGGAGCAACCAATACCATGCTTGGAACAAACTTTCCAACCGACCGATGTTATCTACgggtcagaagaagaagaagcactggcagcaatgaggaattt ttatggaatttatcaaagcatttcgattttccTTATAAATCAACaatcttattattttctctcattactttacttatacaacattactgtTACtcatcttgatgaaccaatgactatgacatgcaatgagacaatgcaacaaatggacatagattcaaaggaagatgacataccagaagagattgttaaggaagttggGAATTTTGAAAACAGGccgaagtccaacctggacgagaccgaaattatTAACCTGGGGGATgaagagaatgtcaaagaaacacaaaTCAACGTTCACTTATCGTCATCAGAAAAGagggaatacacagaatttctaagagaatatgaggacaaattcgcctggtcgtatgacgacatgacgggtctgagcacatctattgtggctcacaaactgccaactaatccgacatgtccaccggtaaagctaAAGCTCAGAAtgttcaaacctgatatgagtttgaaaatcaaggaagaactCACCAAGCATGTCAAAGCTAAAgttctcagggtagttgagtatccgacatggttagctaacatcgtgcctatgccaaagaaggacgggaag atttggatggatgaagaagatgctgagaaaacggctttcattacgccatgggaaATGTACTGCttcaagatgatgccgtttgggttaaagaatgcaggggccaccaaCATGAGGGctatgactaccattttccatgatatgatacacaaggagatagaggtgtacgtagatgatgttatcatcaagtccaaaaaggccactgatcacatggaagatttgaggaagtttttcaatagACTGTGGAGGTACAACCTAAAGctgaatcctgcaaagtgtgcatttagGGTTCCTGCCGggaaattacttgggtttattgtgagccaccGAGAAATataa